A single genomic interval of Terriglobus albidus harbors:
- a CDS encoding 4-hydroxy-3-methylbut-2-enyl diphosphate reductase, with amino-acid sequence MTTTASEPRVNNLSNQAEATKRVLLLKPRGFCAGVVRAVDIVKIALDTFGAPIYVRKEIVHNRYVVSDLAKKGAIFVNELDEVPSGARVIFSAHGVSPAVRAVAKERGLKVIDATCPLVTKVHVEAIKFAKQGYSLVLVGHREHEEVEGTQGEAPEVTQVVSTVEEVNNLVVPDPDKVAYLTQTTLSLDEARDMIEALKKKFPNIVGPHAQDICYATENRQTAVKNVAHGADLVLVVGSKNSSNSNRLVEVSQNLGTNSYLIDKAEDIQPQWLNDVDNVAVTAGASAPEVLVQEVIEYLQTKGFGSVDEVEVMPENVRFGLPPEIVQAIKPAPGAVTVGA; translated from the coding sequence GTGACCACCACTGCATCTGAACCCCGAGTCAACAACCTCTCCAACCAGGCTGAGGCCACAAAGCGCGTTCTGTTGCTTAAGCCCCGTGGCTTTTGCGCCGGCGTTGTGCGCGCTGTCGATATTGTGAAGATCGCGCTGGATACCTTTGGTGCGCCGATCTATGTCCGTAAGGAGATCGTTCACAATCGCTATGTCGTCAGCGACCTGGCGAAGAAGGGTGCGATCTTTGTCAATGAGCTTGATGAGGTTCCCTCGGGTGCGCGTGTGATCTTCTCGGCGCATGGTGTATCGCCGGCAGTGCGTGCGGTTGCCAAGGAACGTGGTCTGAAGGTGATTGATGCGACCTGTCCGTTGGTCACCAAGGTTCACGTCGAGGCGATCAAGTTTGCCAAGCAGGGGTACTCGCTGGTGCTGGTGGGGCATCGCGAGCACGAAGAGGTGGAAGGTACACAGGGTGAAGCGCCCGAGGTCACGCAGGTCGTTTCCACGGTGGAAGAGGTGAACAACCTCGTGGTTCCCGATCCTGACAAGGTTGCTTATTTGACCCAGACCACGCTCTCTCTGGATGAGGCGCGGGACATGATCGAGGCGCTGAAGAAGAAGTTCCCGAACATTGTTGGACCGCATGCACAGGACATCTGCTATGCCACAGAGAACCGTCAGACTGCGGTCAAGAATGTGGCGCATGGTGCGGATCTGGTACTGGTAGTGGGCTCGAAGAACAGCTCGAATTCAAACCGGCTGGTTGAGGTCTCGCAGAATCTGGGTACGAACAGCTACCTGATCGATAAGGCTGAGGATATTCAGCCGCAGTGGCTGAATGACGTTGACAATGTGGCAGTGACTGCAGGTGCTTCGGCTCCTGAAGTATTGGTGCAGGAGGTCATTGAGTACCTCCAGACCAAGGGTTTCGGTTCGGTAGATGAAGTGGAAGTCATGCCGGAGAATGTGCGTTTCGGTCTTCCTCCGGAGATCGTGCAGGCTATCAAGCCAGCTCCGGGCGCAGTGACCGTAGGCGCCTAA
- the thiE gene encoding thiamine phosphate synthase gives MQIPRLYPILDAGVLAARQISIEQFSGELALAGVSLLQYRDKVASPQTLLANLQRIRSAVPGVRLLLNDRPDLARIGECDGVHVGQTDLHPDDARRIVGAGKLIGVSTHTLGQFEAAVATEADYLAIGPIYATATKQNPDPVTGLELLRQVRKLTRKPIVAIGGISPERAQEVLDAGADSVAVISALVPSGPEVSALPLIKAFLRAVMR, from the coding sequence ATGCAGATTCCTCGGCTCTATCCCATTCTCGACGCCGGTGTATTGGCCGCGCGGCAGATCTCGATCGAACAATTTTCCGGCGAGCTGGCATTGGCTGGAGTTTCGTTACTGCAGTATCGCGACAAGGTCGCGTCGCCACAGACGCTTCTTGCGAATCTGCAGCGAATCCGGTCGGCTGTCCCAGGGGTAAGGTTGTTGCTGAATGATCGGCCTGATCTGGCGAGGATTGGAGAGTGTGACGGCGTGCATGTCGGACAAACCGATCTTCATCCGGACGATGCCCGCCGTATCGTAGGCGCGGGAAAGCTCATCGGTGTGTCGACGCACACGCTTGGCCAGTTCGAGGCGGCAGTGGCGACCGAAGCGGACTACCTGGCGATTGGACCGATTTATGCCACGGCCACGAAGCAGAATCCGGACCCGGTGACCGGTTTGGAGCTGCTGCGGCAAGTGCGCAAGCTGACCAGGAAGCCCATCGTCGCGATTGGAGGAATCTCGCCTGAGAGAGCACAGGAGGTACTGGATGCGGGTGCAGATTCGGTCGCTGTGATCTCAGCGCTTGTGCCTTCCGGGCCGGAGGTTTCAGCATTACCGTTGATCAAGGCTTTTCTACGCGCGGTAATGAGGTAA
- the accC gene encoding acetyl-CoA carboxylase biotin carboxylase subunit, with protein sequence MFRKVLIANRGEIALRVINACKEMGIRTVAVYSTADRNSLHVRFADEAICIGPPRSAESYLNVPAVISAAEIADVDAIHPGYGLLSENANFAEVCRASNIKFIGPPPEVTRMMGEKSTARQTMKKAKVPILPGSDGVIGSVDEALKWAKSVGYPVILKAVAGGGGRGMRICRAPQELPDLYNQASTEALNAFGNGDLYMEKFIERPRHIEFQVLADEHGNVLSLNERECSIQRRHQKLIEEAPSLKITQQQREEMGKVIRKSLKDIGYWNAGTIEFLMDEDGKIYFIEMNTRIQVEHPVTEMITGIDLVKAQLRIAAGEKLSEIVPQPIVINGHAIECRINAEHPEKFTPSAGKITAFNLPGGNGVRVDTAQYAEGVVPPYYDSLIGKLIVHGKDREEAMNKMQRALDQFIVQGIYTTIPLHKKIFEDEEFRAGNFDTKFMERFFEREKAKAE encoded by the coding sequence ATGTTTCGCAAAGTCCTTATCGCCAATCGCGGCGAAATCGCGCTTCGAGTGATCAATGCCTGCAAGGAAATGGGCATTCGTACTGTCGCGGTCTATTCGACAGCGGACCGCAACTCACTGCATGTCCGTTTTGCCGATGAAGCTATCTGCATCGGACCGCCTCGTTCGGCCGAGAGTTATCTGAATGTTCCGGCGGTGATCTCTGCTGCGGAGATTGCCGATGTGGATGCCATTCATCCTGGCTATGGTCTGCTTTCGGAGAATGCCAACTTTGCCGAGGTATGCCGCGCGTCGAACATCAAGTTCATCGGGCCGCCGCCCGAGGTGACGCGCATGATGGGTGAGAAGTCCACCGCTCGCCAGACGATGAAGAAGGCAAAGGTGCCGATTCTTCCCGGATCAGACGGTGTAATTGGCAGCGTGGATGAAGCTCTGAAATGGGCGAAGTCGGTTGGCTATCCCGTCATTTTGAAAGCTGTTGCCGGCGGCGGCGGACGCGGAATGCGTATCTGCCGTGCTCCGCAGGAACTTCCGGACCTCTATAACCAGGCATCGACGGAGGCGCTGAATGCCTTTGGAAACGGTGATCTGTACATGGAGAAGTTCATCGAGCGGCCTCGTCACATTGAGTTCCAGGTGCTGGCCGACGAACATGGGAATGTTCTTTCTCTCAACGAACGCGAGTGCTCGATCCAGAGGCGCCATCAGAAGCTGATCGAAGAGGCCCCTTCGCTCAAAATCACGCAGCAACAGCGCGAAGAGATGGGCAAGGTAATCCGCAAGTCGCTTAAGGACATCGGCTACTGGAATGCGGGCACCATCGAATTCCTGATGGATGAAGACGGGAAGATCTACTTCATCGAGATGAATACCCGCATCCAGGTGGAGCATCCGGTGACGGAGATGATCACCGGTATCGACCTGGTGAAGGCGCAGCTGCGCATTGCCGCCGGAGAGAAGTTGTCGGAGATCGTTCCTCAGCCCATTGTCATCAATGGGCACGCGATCGAGTGCCGTATCAATGCGGAACACCCGGAGAAGTTCACTCCTTCGGCGGGCAAGATTACGGCCTTCAATCTGCCGGGCGGCAATGGTGTCCGGGTCGACACAGCGCAATATGCGGAAGGAGTCGTGCCGCCGTATTACGACTCGTTGATCGGCAAGCTGATTGTTCATGGCAAGGATCGCGAAGAAGCGATGAATAAGATGCAGCGGGCGCTCGACCAATTCATTGTGCAGGGCATTTATACGACAATTCCGCTGCACAAAAAGATCTTTGAGGATGAAGAGTTCCGCGCCGGAAATTTCGACACGAAGTTCATGGAACGCTTCTTTGAACGGGAGAAGGCGAAGGCCGAATAG
- the accB gene encoding acetyl-CoA carboxylase biotin carboxyl carrier protein, with amino-acid sequence MEANELKDLRELVEFLKDNKIAEFDLERGDLKVRIKFTGPPVPAAIDYTQLATLIPQQTIAPAPLVAAAPVSAPAAEAQAPAENVHEVKSPIVGTFYESSAPGAAPFVKVGDQVEVGQVLCIVEAMKLMNEIESDVAGEVVRRIANNGQPVEYGQPLFAVKPR; translated from the coding sequence ATGGAAGCAAATGAACTGAAGGACCTTCGCGAACTCGTAGAGTTTCTGAAAGACAACAAGATTGCCGAATTCGATCTTGAGCGGGGCGACCTCAAGGTCCGCATCAAATTCACCGGCCCTCCGGTTCCGGCGGCTATCGACTATACACAACTCGCCACATTGATTCCGCAGCAGACGATTGCACCTGCGCCCTTGGTGGCCGCGGCGCCGGTCTCTGCACCCGCGGCCGAGGCACAAGCGCCGGCTGAGAATGTTCATGAGGTGAAATCCCCAATCGTCGGCACCTTCTATGAGTCTTCGGCGCCGGGCGCGGCTCCGTTTGTCAAAGTTGGCGATCAGGTTGAGGTCGGTCAGGTGCTATGCATCGTGGAGGCCATGAAGCTGATGAACGAGATTGAATCTGATGTCGCGGGAGAGGTTGTACGTCGCATTGCTAACAACGGCCAGCCGGTGGAGTATGGCCAGCCGCTTTTTGCCGTGAAGCCACGTTGA
- a CDS encoding M24 family metallopeptidase, with the protein MQVRIRTIRKAMAAQNVQALLLTHLPDVHYLTGFTGSNAALAITPRKAVLFTDGRYTVQAREEVESARVVIAKKKSAQTMAAAWLEQQQLTSCGIDGTHTTIALLGHLRKAVSGRLRRGFFQPLESPLVAAQREIKDAAEIRRMRQAAALGARLFDHILGFLEPGITEVAVAAELEHQARLLGAEAMSFETIVASGARSALPHGRASSSRIPRKGFITLDFGVILNGYCSDMTRTVHMGRATAEEERAYAAVLEAQESAVAAAKDGVTCGDVDEAARSVLKRAGLARYFTHSTGHGVGLEIHEGPRIAANQKQPLAEGMVVTIEPGVYLPGRFGIRIEDTVVINRNGCEIITPSPKAWIEL; encoded by the coding sequence ATGCAGGTAAGAATCCGTACGATCCGAAAAGCCATGGCCGCACAGAACGTGCAGGCATTGCTGCTGACCCATCTACCCGATGTCCATTATTTGACTGGCTTTACAGGATCCAATGCTGCATTGGCGATCACTCCACGCAAAGCCGTTCTATTCACGGATGGCCGTTATACCGTTCAGGCGAGGGAAGAGGTTGAGAGCGCTCGCGTTGTGATTGCAAAGAAAAAGTCTGCGCAGACAATGGCTGCCGCGTGGCTGGAGCAGCAACAGCTAACTAGCTGCGGTATTGACGGGACGCATACGACCATCGCGCTGTTGGGACATCTTCGCAAGGCAGTGAGTGGACGATTGCGCCGCGGTTTCTTTCAGCCGCTGGAGTCTCCGCTGGTTGCAGCACAGCGGGAGATCAAGGATGCAGCAGAGATCCGCCGCATGCGGCAAGCTGCCGCACTGGGCGCGAGGCTGTTTGACCATATTCTCGGCTTTCTTGAGCCGGGAATTACGGAAGTAGCTGTCGCGGCGGAGCTGGAGCATCAGGCGCGCCTGTTAGGGGCGGAGGCTATGTCGTTTGAGACGATTGTCGCTTCGGGCGCCCGATCTGCACTTCCGCACGGACGCGCAAGTTCCTCCCGCATTCCCCGCAAAGGGTTCATCACACTGGACTTCGGTGTTATTCTCAACGGGTATTGTTCGGACATGACACGCACGGTGCATATGGGCCGTGCAACCGCTGAAGAGGAAAGAGCCTATGCCGCAGTCCTGGAAGCGCAGGAATCGGCAGTGGCAGCCGCAAAGGATGGAGTTACTTGCGGCGATGTTGATGAAGCAGCCCGCAGTGTTCTGAAGCGTGCGGGGCTGGCACGATATTTTACGCACTCCACAGGTCACGGTGTTGGCCTGGAGATTCACGAGGGACCAAGGATTGCCGCCAACCAGAAGCAGCCACTCGCCGAGGGCATGGTCGTTACGATTGAACCCGGTGTCTACCTTCCCGGCCGCTTCGGAATCCGCATCGAAGATACCGTCGTCATTAACCGCAACGGCTGCGAGATCATAACGCCGTCGCCGAAAGCCTGGATCGAGTTATAA
- a CDS encoding metallophosphoesterase — protein MTRRKVLQLGVAGVAGMALYSGELARHELEVVQLTVKLANLPDAFHGFRIAQISDLHFHEYTETFFLRSVLRRVNALRPDAVLLTGDFISNARDRTYPIAQAHVCGDILKMLECPIRYGVLGNHDSAMGETEIHHALVSNGTPILLNKSVPIERGGSRIWVGGLRDTLASYPEPEQAIPSKIRNPKEPVLLMIHEPDYIDELMKYPSSQSVGLVLSGHSHGGQVRLPFLPPLKAVLPPGGKKYIEGLFRVGNTQLYVNRGIGTTEVPFRLNCPPEITVLTLEQG, from the coding sequence ATGACACGACGTAAAGTTCTTCAACTGGGAGTGGCAGGCGTAGCCGGGATGGCTTTGTACTCCGGCGAGCTTGCACGGCACGAACTGGAAGTCGTCCAGCTTACCGTCAAACTGGCAAACCTACCGGACGCCTTTCACGGCTTCCGCATCGCACAGATCAGCGATCTTCATTTTCACGAATACACGGAAACATTTTTTCTTCGCTCCGTATTGCGCCGTGTTAATGCGCTTCGTCCAGATGCTGTCTTATTGACCGGGGACTTCATCAGTAACGCGCGCGATCGCACCTACCCAATCGCACAGGCTCATGTCTGCGGCGACATCCTGAAGATGCTGGAGTGCCCCATCCGATATGGAGTCCTTGGAAATCATGACTCCGCCATGGGAGAAACAGAGATCCACCATGCTCTCGTCTCCAATGGAACACCGATTCTCTTGAACAAGAGTGTTCCCATTGAGCGAGGCGGCAGCCGCATCTGGGTTGGAGGACTGCGCGATACGCTTGCCTCCTATCCGGAACCGGAACAGGCGATCCCGTCTAAAATTCGTAACCCTAAGGAGCCGGTCCTTCTGATGATTCACGAGCCGGATTACATCGACGAGTTGATGAAGTACCCGTCGAGTCAGTCCGTAGGCCTGGTGCTCTCAGGCCACTCCCATGGAGGTCAGGTACGGCTGCCGTTCCTTCCCCCGCTCAAAGCGGTTCTGCCGCCGGGTGGGAAAAAATATATTGAGGGTCTCTTCCGCGTAGGCAATACGCAGCTCTACGTCAATCGTGGCATCGGAACCACGGAGGTTCCCTTCCGGCTCAACTGCCCGCCGGAGATCACGGTGTTGACACTGGAGCAGGGCTAG
- a CDS encoding helix-turn-helix domain-containing protein, with protein sequence MPSAAQIALREVMDIRQAADYLGISGDTLYRYASEGFVPAFKLGNRWRFKRSLLDAWMDEQSGVRKPSAPAKAKPTQKKPVRRAR encoded by the coding sequence ATGCCATCCGCTGCCCAGATCGCGCTTCGAGAGGTGATGGATATTCGCCAGGCTGCCGACTATCTCGGCATCAGTGGCGATACTCTCTACCGTTATGCTTCCGAGGGATTTGTTCCGGCTTTCAAGCTGGGGAACCGGTGGCGCTTCAAGCGCTCGCTGCTCGATGCCTGGATGGATGAGCAGTCGGGGGTCCGCAAGCCATCAGCTCCGGCAAAGGCAAAGCCCACGCAAAAGAAGCCTGTCCGTCGCGCGCGTTAG
- a CDS encoding MBL fold metallo-hydrolase — protein sequence MSYLKPARRQNGKFLNPVPTHFTSASEMFRMLPEFLFGRRKREPAPQLPHFRTDARWFEASNGSPVRITWFGHSSLLLEVDGFRLLVDPVWSLRASPVQFAGPQRFFPPTIALHELPPLDAVLISHDHYDHLDETAVRALADRNVRWVTSLGVGKYLRRFGVSAERIDEMDWCDRLSLTSGRNGATLEILSLPSRHFSGRSLFNRFGTLWASFVLRNDHHNLYFGADSGQWPGFAEIGETYGPFDLTMLEIGASNPLWESIHLGPDRAVEAHVALRGRVMFPIHWGLFDLALHEWRQPIERLLSIAPEKGVDLWIPAPGVPTAFQGEPTQNLWWRPFVNPAQARVPSLATAKG from the coding sequence GTGAGTTACCTCAAACCGGCCCGGCGCCAAAACGGCAAATTTCTTAACCCCGTCCCGACCCACTTTACCAGTGCGAGCGAAATGTTCCGCATGCTGCCGGAGTTCCTGTTCGGCCGCCGGAAACGTGAACCGGCTCCCCAGTTACCCCACTTCCGTACTGACGCCCGCTGGTTTGAGGCATCCAATGGCTCTCCGGTGAGAATTACCTGGTTCGGACACTCGTCGTTGCTGCTGGAGGTTGACGGATTTCGTCTGCTGGTTGATCCCGTATGGTCGCTGCGTGCTTCTCCGGTGCAGTTCGCCGGCCCGCAACGTTTCTTTCCGCCGACGATCGCTTTGCACGAGTTGCCGCCACTGGATGCCGTTCTGATCTCACACGACCACTACGACCATCTGGATGAGACCGCCGTTCGGGCTCTTGCCGATCGCAACGTCCGCTGGGTGACGTCGCTAGGCGTAGGGAAGTACCTCCGCCGGTTCGGCGTTTCCGCGGAACGCATCGATGAGATGGACTGGTGTGACCGGCTCTCGCTGACCAGCGGACGGAATGGAGCAACGCTGGAGATCCTCTCCTTGCCCTCGCGCCACTTCTCTGGCCGCAGCCTGTTCAACCGCTTCGGAACGCTGTGGGCATCGTTTGTGCTGCGGAACGATCATCACAATCTTTATTTCGGGGCAGATTCAGGGCAGTGGCCGGGATTTGCAGAGATTGGCGAGACGTATGGCCCATTCGACCTGACGATGCTCGAGATCGGGGCTTCGAATCCACTGTGGGAGTCGATCCATCTTGGACCAGACCGTGCCGTGGAGGCTCATGTAGCGCTTCGCGGCCGGGTGATGTTTCCTATCCACTGGGGACTCTTCGACCTTGCCTTGCATGAGTGGCGTCAACCGATCGAGCGGCTGCTGAGCATCGCTCCGGAGAAAGGCGTCGATCTTTGGATACCGGCGCCTGGTGTACCGACGGCATTTCAAGGCGAACCGACGCAGAATCTGTGGTGGCGGCCGTTTGTTAATCCAGCACAGGCGCGCGTTCCGTCACTGGCTACAGCGAAAGGTTGA
- a CDS encoding DUF1330 domain-containing protein — MKKAYWVVSYQAIHDPAALAAYAPLAVAAIAAGGGAALVRGLPHEVDGRGIKERTVVVEFPSLQAAVDTHHSDAYKQALAALGNGVDRDFRIVEGV; from the coding sequence ATGAAAAAGGCTTACTGGGTGGTTTCTTACCAGGCCATTCACGATCCGGCGGCACTTGCCGCCTATGCACCTCTCGCCGTGGCGGCTATCGCGGCAGGTGGCGGGGCAGCCCTGGTACGTGGCCTGCCCCATGAAGTTGACGGCCGCGGCATCAAGGAACGGACGGTTGTCGTAGAGTTTCCCAGCCTGCAGGCTGCGGTCGATACCCATCACAGCGACGCATACAAGCAGGCACTAGCGGCTCTGGGCAACGGTGTCGATCGCGATTTTCGTATCGTTGAAGGCGTCTAG
- a CDS encoding GAF domain-containing protein: MPSPETTRPVEHTHEFEGDYRPSNTASPTTPRVHIEPLQIDFLTQLADALNNTLDLQTTMQRVADLVRAVIDYRIFAILLINDRTQDFWMRFQIGHSPESERMRVKIGKGVIGRAAELRRAVLVEDVSKKDYYIPANPDVKSELAIPLISKNKVIGVLDIESTQVAYFTQEHQRLLELVASRIAIAIENARLYTRVARQAQTLTVLGEISRELTSILDLDDLLERVGQLMKRVVDFQMFSILLWNSRSKHFEHRFSTRFGERVQRQHIVEPGQGIIGTAAKERVPILVPDVRKDSRYVNYHPETRSELAVPLVYKDQIIGVIDVEHTRANYYNEDHQRTLTTLAGQVAIAIENARLYERILEEEQRMERDLAMARQVQLRLLPSAPPSHPHADFFAKFLPARSIGGDMYDFLDYGSGRTLIVMGDVSGKAAPAALYAALVSGILRSLGAQQLSPGHLLATLNDQLQERKLDAQYVTMLIALWDDNEQTLSIANAGSVQPVFVTGGEVRTIQAEGFPLGLFPHAVYEELTLSTQPGDQIVFFSDGITDAENSSHEMFGNERLVEVLRKLKNPTAQVTGEALLKGVGHFQSQTEHFDDETVVVLHVR; the protein is encoded by the coding sequence ATGCCCTCGCCGGAGACAACGCGCCCTGTAGAACACACCCACGAATTCGAGGGTGACTACCGGCCGTCGAACACGGCGTCGCCGACGACGCCCCGAGTCCATATCGAGCCCCTGCAGATCGACTTCCTCACGCAACTGGCGGATGCCCTGAACAATACCCTCGACCTGCAGACCACCATGCAGCGGGTGGCAGATCTGGTGCGCGCCGTCATCGATTACAGGATCTTTGCCATCCTGCTCATCAACGACCGCACGCAGGACTTCTGGATGCGGTTCCAGATCGGCCACTCCCCCGAGTCGGAACGGATGCGCGTCAAGATCGGCAAAGGTGTTATCGGCAGGGCTGCTGAGCTGCGGCGCGCCGTGCTGGTGGAAGACGTCTCCAAGAAGGACTACTACATCCCGGCAAACCCGGACGTTAAGTCGGAGCTCGCGATTCCGCTCATCAGCAAAAACAAGGTGATTGGCGTACTCGACATCGAATCGACGCAGGTCGCCTACTTTACGCAAGAACACCAGCGGCTGCTCGAACTCGTCGCCTCCCGCATTGCCATCGCAATCGAAAACGCCCGGCTCTACACACGAGTCGCTCGCCAGGCGCAGACGCTCACTGTTCTTGGCGAGATCTCGCGCGAGTTGACCAGCATTCTGGATCTTGACGACCTGCTGGAACGGGTTGGGCAACTGATGAAGCGGGTGGTGGACTTCCAGATGTTCAGCATTCTGCTCTGGAACTCCCGGTCAAAGCACTTTGAGCATCGCTTCTCGACCCGTTTTGGCGAGCGAGTCCAACGCCAGCACATCGTCGAGCCCGGCCAGGGCATCATCGGCACGGCGGCCAAGGAACGTGTTCCTATCCTGGTTCCGGATGTGCGTAAGGATTCCCGTTACGTCAACTACCACCCCGAGACCCGCTCTGAGCTTGCAGTACCGCTGGTCTATAAAGACCAGATCATCGGCGTAATCGATGTCGAACATACGCGGGCGAACTACTACAACGAAGATCATCAGCGCACGCTCACCACTCTGGCCGGCCAGGTCGCGATTGCCATCGAGAATGCGCGGCTCTATGAGCGCATTCTTGAAGAAGAACAGCGCATGGAGCGCGACCTCGCCATGGCTCGGCAGGTGCAGCTCCGCCTGTTGCCGAGCGCACCGCCATCACACCCGCACGCAGACTTCTTCGCAAAGTTCCTGCCCGCGCGCTCCATCGGCGGCGACATGTATGACTTTCTGGACTACGGCTCTGGACGGACGTTGATCGTCATGGGAGATGTCTCTGGAAAGGCCGCGCCCGCAGCTCTCTATGCCGCGCTGGTCTCAGGAATTCTGCGCTCTCTCGGAGCACAGCAGCTCTCGCCCGGCCACCTTCTGGCGACCCTCAACGACCAGTTACAGGAACGCAAGCTGGATGCACAATACGTCACCATGCTGATCGCTCTCTGGGACGATAACGAACAGACGCTGAGCATCGCGAACGCAGGCTCCGTCCAGCCCGTCTTCGTCACCGGTGGCGAGGTTCGCACCATCCAGGCAGAGGGTTTTCCCCTGGGCCTGTTCCCACATGCTGTCTATGAAGAACTGACGCTTTCCACCCAGCCGGGCGATCAGATCGTCTTTTTCTCCGACGGTATTACGGACGCCGAGAACTCCTCACATGAGATGTTCGGTAACGAACGCCTGGTCGAGGTGCTGCGAAAGCTGAAGAATCCAACAGCTCAGGTTACCGGTGAAGCCCTCCTAAAGGGTGTCGGACATTTCCAATCCCAGACCGAGCACTTCGATGACGAAACGGTCGTTGTGCTTCATGTCCGTTGA
- the aroA gene encoding 3-phosphoshikimate 1-carboxyvinyltransferase gives MQTISTTQTIRPAKNLHGSFRVPGDKSISHRYAMLAGLAKGTSRLYNFSTGADPHSTLGCMVTLGAKVNTQSDGTIEVTGVGGAFERPVGQLDCGNSGSTMRMLSGLIASHPHVFTLIGDESLSRRPMERIRKPLSQMGARIDLTEGHAPVTIFGTPLKAIDFATPIPSAQVKTAILFAGLQAEGVTSISESVRTRDHSEHALRAFGAELNRTADKITIAGGQTLTGIDVAVPGDISSAAFFLCAALLFPDSNLVFDGLGMNPTRAALLDVLTGIGLKVKVLNLEEKHGEMVGTIQVNRVQDGLKGADISGALTAQLIDELPVIAAIAPYTQEGIRIRDAQELRVKESDRIALVAKNLKAMGAEFEEFEDGLHIPGNQKLHGARIETGHDHRIAMAFSVAALRAEGETIIQNAEVASVSFPEFYTLLDTLAER, from the coding sequence ATGCAGACGATTAGTACGACTCAGACGATCCGCCCCGCGAAGAACCTGCACGGTTCTTTTCGCGTTCCAGGCGACAAGTCCATCTCTCACCGCTACGCCATGCTGGCCGGACTGGCTAAAGGCACATCGCGGTTATACAACTTCTCTACCGGCGCCGACCCGCACTCCACACTCGGCTGCATGGTCACGCTGGGCGCGAAGGTCAACACCCAGAGTGACGGCACTATCGAAGTAACCGGTGTAGGCGGCGCCTTTGAACGGCCAGTGGGTCAGCTCGATTGCGGCAACTCGGGTTCTACCATGCGCATGCTTTCCGGGCTAATCGCCTCGCATCCGCATGTCTTTACCCTCATTGGCGACGAGTCCTTGTCCCGCCGGCCGATGGAACGCATTCGCAAACCGCTTTCGCAGATGGGCGCCCGCATTGATCTCACCGAAGGCCATGCTCCTGTCACCATCTTCGGCACACCACTCAAGGCAATCGATTTTGCAACACCGATCCCGAGCGCGCAGGTAAAGACTGCAATTCTCTTTGCCGGCTTGCAGGCCGAAGGTGTGACTTCGATCTCTGAATCTGTCCGGACCCGCGATCACTCCGAGCATGCGCTGCGCGCCTTTGGCGCCGAACTCAACCGCACCGCGGACAAGATCACCATCGCCGGCGGACAGACGTTGACGGGAATTGATGTGGCTGTACCGGGCGATATCTCGTCGGCAGCCTTCTTCCTGTGTGCGGCTCTGCTCTTCCCCGACTCCAACCTGGTCTTCGACGGCCTGGGAATGAATCCCACCCGTGCGGCTCTGCTCGACGTTCTTACAGGCATCGGCTTGAAGGTCAAGGTGTTGAACCTTGAAGAGAAGCACGGCGAGATGGTGGGCACCATCCAGGTGAACCGCGTTCAGGACGGCCTGAAGGGCGCTGACATCAGCGGTGCTCTTACGGCGCAGTTGATCGACGAGCTCCCGGTGATTGCCGCCATCGCTCCTTACACGCAGGAAGGCATCCGCATCCGCGATGCCCAGGAGCTTCGCGTCAAAGAGAGCGATCGCATCGCTCTTGTAGCCAAGAACCTCAAAGCGATGGGAGCCGAGTTCGAAGAGTTCGAAGATGGGCTTCACATCCCCGGCAATCAGAAACTCCACGGAGCTCGTATCGAGACCGGCCACGATCACCGTATCGCAATGGCCTTCTCCGTCGCTGCTCTGCGTGCCGAAGGCGAGACCATCATCCAGAACGCAGAGGTCGCCAGCGTCAGCTTCCCTGAGTTCTACACGCTTCTGGACACGTTGGCCGAGCGCTAG